Proteins from one Flavobacterium branchiarum genomic window:
- a CDS encoding LacI family DNA-binding transcriptional regulator codes for MSEKITIYDIAKRLNITAATVSRALNNNPKIKESTRKLVMETAAAMNYKQNRLALALQSGRSNNIGVIVPRIDSNFFASVIRGIEEELHPHGFQVIICQTHEDPKRENENLHTLLDAQVDGILMSVTDVSNENDAAFRHIVNNNVPLIFFDRKKDIAGVSSVTIDDFKGGYEATKHLIDQGCKFIAHFSGDQSLEIFKNRFLGYKQALLDNGLSFDEKYVIQSKSSVDAGKVALNTLMQYDTPPDAIFSSSDFAALGAIQELKAREINIPAEFCVAGFSNEPFTKFMELSITSVDQSPLEMGKMAARVFLEQMDKTDKIMIEKKVVLKPELHIRKSSARTTV; via the coding sequence ATGAGCGAAAAAATAACTATCTATGATATTGCTAAAAGATTAAACATCACAGCTGCTACAGTATCTAGAGCGTTAAATAACAATCCTAAGATTAAAGAGAGCACACGCAAGTTAGTAATGGAAACTGCCGCTGCTATGAATTATAAGCAAAATAGACTTGCTTTAGCTCTTCAAAGCGGAAGAAGTAATAATATAGGCGTAATAGTTCCTCGTATTGACAGTAACTTTTTTGCCTCAGTTATTAGGGGTATCGAAGAAGAACTGCATCCACATGGTTTTCAAGTTATTATTTGCCAAACTCACGAAGATCCTAAAAGAGAAAATGAAAACCTTCATACATTACTTGATGCTCAAGTAGATGGGATTTTAATGTCGGTTACAGATGTAAGTAACGAAAATGATGCTGCTTTTAGACACATAGTAAATAATAATGTACCTCTGATATTTTTTGATAGAAAAAAAGATATTGCAGGAGTAAGTTCAGTAACCATTGATGACTTTAAAGGAGGATACGAAGCAACTAAACATTTAATAGATCAAGGTTGCAAATTCATTGCACACTTTTCTGGAGATCAATCTCTTGAAATTTTCAAAAACAGGTTTCTTGGTTACAAACAAGCTTTGCTTGATAATGGATTATCGTTTGATGAAAAATATGTTATTCAATCAAAAAGTAGCGTCGATGCTGGTAAAGTAGCATTAAATACTTTGATGCAATATGATACGCCCCCAGATGCTATATTTTCTTCAAGTGATTTTGCAGCTTTGGGAGCCATTCAAGAATTGAAAGCAAGGGAAATTAATATTCCTGCAGAATTTTGTGTAGCTGGTTTTAGTAACGAACCATTTACAAAATTCATGGAACTCTCTATTACTTCTGTAGATCAGTCTCCATTAGAAATGGGAAAAATGGCTGCACGTGTTTTCTTAGAGCAAATGGATAAAACCGATAAAATAATGATCGAAAAAAAGGTAGTCCTAAAACCTGAATTGCATATTCGTAAATCATCTGCAAGAACTACCGTTTAA
- a CDS encoding tagaturonate reductase, with protein sequence MKKLNRENIGLSEQLPIKIVQFGEGNFLRAFVEFAFQKLNQDANFNAGIAVVQPIDKGLVNMINDQDGLYTLFMKGIKKGNEIQEKELITNIVKAVDPYASFADFLALAKEEELAFIISNTTEAGIEYIATDKPTMQPPVSFPAKLTVLLYERFKHFNGDKEKGLTIIPCELINYNSDTLKDIILKYCSDWSLEVDFTIWLSDHCTFHNTLVDRIVPGYPKDEIEEYNKQLDYSDNLIVSAETFFLWVIEGDDKLKAKLPFEKTDLDVKIVSDMQPYRTRKVRILNGAHTAMVPFSLLYGNETVKETVDNSFTGEFVNRAVFDEINDTLNMDREELISFSHEVLDRFRNPFIKHLLSSIALNSISKFKVRVLPSLVEYVAIHNKLPIHLTFAFACLIRFYKGTWQNQTLPVNDSEEIVAVFKEVWKSDDYYEIATQVLQNKSFWDEDLTTITSLKDAIAIALSEIELNGIEQGFANFAKKLK encoded by the coding sequence ATGAAAAAATTAAATAGAGAAAATATAGGGTTATCAGAGCAACTTCCAATAAAAATTGTTCAATTTGGAGAAGGAAATTTTTTAAGAGCATTTGTAGAATTTGCTTTTCAGAAACTAAATCAAGATGCTAATTTTAATGCAGGAATAGCTGTAGTGCAGCCTATTGACAAAGGTCTTGTAAACATGATTAATGATCAGGATGGATTGTACACTTTATTCATGAAAGGAATAAAAAAAGGGAATGAAATTCAAGAAAAAGAATTAATTACCAATATTGTAAAAGCCGTTGATCCATATGCTTCTTTTGCTGATTTTTTGGCTTTAGCCAAAGAAGAAGAATTGGCTTTTATTATTTCTAATACTACAGAAGCTGGTATTGAATATATCGCTACTGATAAGCCAACCATGCAACCTCCAGTTTCGTTTCCTGCAAAGTTAACGGTGCTTTTATACGAAAGATTTAAACATTTTAATGGAGATAAAGAAAAAGGGCTAACGATTATTCCTTGTGAATTAATTAATTATAATTCAGATACTTTAAAAGATATTATCTTAAAATATTGTTCAGATTGGAGTCTTGAAGTTGATTTTACAATATGGCTTTCGGATCATTGTACATTTCATAATACATTGGTAGATCGTATTGTTCCTGGATATCCAAAAGATGAAATCGAAGAATATAATAAACAGCTAGATTATTCAGATAATTTGATTGTTAGTGCCGAGACTTTCTTTTTATGGGTTATTGAAGGCGATGATAAATTAAAAGCAAAGCTTCCGTTTGAAAAGACTGATTTGGATGTGAAGATCGTTTCTGATATGCAACCGTATAGAACGCGTAAAGTTCGAATTCTAAACGGTGCTCATACTGCAATGGTTCCGTTTTCTTTGCTTTATGGAAATGAAACAGTAAAAGAAACTGTTGATAATTCATTTACTGGAGAGTTTGTAAATAGAGCTGTTTTTGATGAAATCAATGACACATTAAATATGGATAGAGAGGAACTAATTAGTTTTTCACATGAAGTTTTAGATCGTTTTAGAAATCCATTTATCAAGCATTTGCTATCAAGTATTGCCTTAAATTCTATTTCAAAATTTAAAGTTCGTGTCTTGCCAAGTTTAGTCGAGTATGTTGCAATTCATAACAAGCTTCCAATTCATTTAACGTTTGCATTTGCTTGTTTGATTCGTTTTTATAAAGGCACTTGGCAAAACCAAACTTTACCTGTTAATGATAGCGAAGAAATAGTTGCTGTATTTAAAGAAGTTTGGAAATCGGATGATTATTATGAAATAGCAACTCAGGTATTACAAAATAAAAGTTTCTGGGACGAAGATTTAACGACTATTACATCTTTAAAAGATGCAATTGCAATTGCTTTATCAGAAATTGAATTGAATGGAATTGAGCAAGGTTTTGCCAATTTTGCAAAGAAATTAAAATAA
- a CDS encoding bifunctional 4-hydroxy-2-oxoglutarate aldolase/2-dehydro-3-deoxy-phosphogluconate aldolase: MAKYTRIEVATVMKENGMIPLFFHSDIEISKKVLKACYDGGSRLMEFTSRGDFAFEVFGALNKYALAELPGMILGVGSVTDAASASLYMQLGANFIVTPVLREDIAIVCNRRKVLWSPGCGSLTEIARAEELGCEIVKLFPADIYGPEFIKGVKGPSPWTSIMPTGGVLPTEESLSSWLNAGATCVGIGSQLISKEIVDNNDFEGLKNKVSQVLEIIKKIRK; the protein is encoded by the coding sequence ATGGCAAAATATACAAGAATTGAAGTAGCTACGGTAATGAAAGAGAACGGTATGATTCCGCTATTTTTTCATTCAGATATAGAAATAAGTAAAAAAGTCTTAAAAGCTTGTTACGATGGAGGTTCTCGCTTAATGGAGTTTACAAGCAGAGGTGATTTTGCTTTTGAAGTATTTGGAGCTTTAAATAAATATGCATTGGCTGAATTACCAGGAATGATTCTGGGAGTAGGATCGGTTACAGATGCTGCTTCGGCTTCGCTTTATATGCAATTGGGAGCAAATTTTATTGTAACCCCAGTGCTTAGAGAAGATATCGCAATTGTGTGTAATCGCCGCAAAGTATTATGGTCTCCAGGTTGTGGATCACTTACTGAAATTGCTAGAGCAGAAGAGTTAGGTTGTGAAATTGTAAAATTATTTCCAGCTGATATTTATGGTCCAGAATTCATAAAAGGAGTAAAAGGCCCATCTCCATGGACAAGTATAATGCCTACAGGTGGAGTTTTACCAACCGAAGAAAGTTTGTCTTCTTGGTTAAATGCCGGGGCAACATGCGTAGGTATTGGTTCGCAATTAATTTCAAAAGAGATAGTTGACAATAATGATTTTGAGGGATTAAAAAACAAAGTCAGTCAAGTACTTGAGATTATTAAAAAGATTAGAAAATAA
- a CDS encoding glycoside hydrolase family 28 protein, whose translation MLINKSILANTKYIYIVITALFLSCLTSSKLLAQKNPWKEMEEIIKKIPTTKFPDKNFNINEYGALADGVTDNTLAFKKAIEACVANGGGKVVVPNGKYLTGAIHLDSNVNLFLEDNAEILFSTNPKDYPIVHTSFEGTEMMNYSPFIYAYNKTNVAVTGKGTLNGQASVKNWWTWAGKGYGWEKGMPSQNDPLNRPALVEMGEIGTPVSERVFGEGHYIRPNFLEFFECNTVLVKDVKIIDVPSWVIHPMKSRDVIVDGVTIISHGLNNDGCDPEYSQNVIIRNCTFNTGDDCIAIKSGRDGDGRRVGIPSKNIIVQNCKMIDGHGGVVMGSEISAGVSNVFVENCIMDSPNLDRAIRIKTNSKRGGLTENVYVRNIEVGTVAESVLRVTMFYNIYGSQVGNFIPAIRNIHLENINVKNGGKYGILADGYEESPIENITLTNVRIEKVEKPYSLKHVKNLKFNNTYINGTKMKNIK comes from the coding sequence ATGCTTATAAACAAATCAATACTAGCGAATACTAAATATATTTATATAGTAATTACAGCTTTATTTTTATCGTGTCTGACTTCTTCCAAATTATTAGCCCAAAAAAATCCTTGGAAAGAAATGGAAGAAATAATTAAAAAAATTCCTACTACAAAATTTCCTGATAAAAATTTTAACATAAATGAATATGGTGCGCTTGCAGATGGCGTTACAGATAACACATTAGCATTTAAAAAGGCAATTGAAGCCTGTGTTGCAAACGGTGGAGGAAAGGTAGTGGTTCCTAATGGAAAATACCTTACAGGAGCGATTCATTTAGATAGCAATGTGAATCTATTTTTAGAGGATAATGCAGAGATTTTATTCAGTACCAACCCTAAAGATTACCCAATAGTTCATACCTCATTTGAAGGTACAGAAATGATGAATTATTCTCCTTTTATATATGCTTACAATAAAACGAATGTTGCAGTAACAGGAAAAGGAACGCTTAATGGGCAAGCTAGTGTTAAAAACTGGTGGACATGGGCAGGTAAAGGATATGGATGGGAAAAAGGAATGCCTAGTCAAAATGATCCTCTTAACCGCCCAGCTTTAGTTGAAATGGGAGAAATTGGAACTCCTGTATCTGAAAGAGTTTTTGGTGAAGGACATTATATACGTCCTAACTTCTTAGAATTTTTCGAATGTAATACAGTTTTAGTTAAGGATGTTAAAATAATCGATGTCCCTTCATGGGTTATTCATCCGATGAAATCAAGAGATGTAATTGTCGATGGTGTAACTATTATAAGTCATGGTCTTAATAATGATGGTTGTGACCCAGAGTACTCTCAGAATGTAATTATTAGAAATTGTACTTTTAACACTGGAGACGACTGTATTGCAATAAAATCGGGTCGTGATGGAGATGGAAGAAGAGTTGGAATTCCGAGTAAAAATATCATAGTTCAAAACTGTAAAATGATCGATGGTCATGGAGGAGTTGTAATGGGAAGTGAAATATCTGCAGGAGTAAGTAATGTTTTTGTTGAAAACTGCATCATGGATAGCCCAAATCTTGATAGAGCTATTCGAATTAAAACTAATTCTAAAAGAGGTGGACTTACTGAAAATGTTTATGTGAGAAATATTGAAGTTGGAACTGTGGCAGAATCGGTCTTAAGAGTAACCATGTTTTACAATATTTATGGTAGCCAAGTCGGAAATTTTATTCCTGCAATAAGAAATATACATCTAGAAAATATTAATGTAAAAAACGGTGGGAAATATGGTATCCTAGCCGATGGTTATGAAGAATCTCCTATAGAAAATATTACATTAACCAATGTTAGAATCGAAAAAGTAGAAAAACCATATTCGCTTAAGCATGTAAAGAATTTAAAGTTTAATAATACCTATATCAATGGTACTAAAATGAAAAACATAAAATAA
- a CDS encoding UxaA family hydrolase: MQKKIIKVNPTDNVAVALVNLVAGETIQFEGETITVVSDTKSKHKIALSDFASDEKIIMYGVLVGRASQVIVKGDVLTTSNVKHESAKVFEKTESIGWTVPNIDKWKDRTFDGYHREDGQVGTENVWLFFPLVFCENRNIEILKDIFEKELMKPKENDYQLLLRSLVSSESGVSGNENKANDTDLFKNIEVKFITHQGGCGGIRQDSHSLAKLLAGYVNNPNVAGATVLSLGCQNLQIQIFKDALDEINPNSKKPVLIYDQQQIGTIEAMLSSVVKDTFEAIKKANKLERKPAPLSKLTIGLECGGSDGFSGISANPTLGITSDLLAALGGTTILSEFPELCGVEQELVNRCVEDESGKRFLELMKWYEKTVVDAGSGFDMNPSPGNIKDGLITDAMKSAGAAKKGGTSPIVGVSDYGEYITKPGLNLLCTPGNDVECTTAMVGSGANIVLFTTGLGTPTGNPIAPVVKISSNSELAAKMSDIIDIDTGGIITGEKSIEEMGDEMLEFIINVASGKIKTKAAILNQNDFIPWKRGVSL, translated from the coding sequence ATGCAAAAAAAAATAATAAAAGTTAATCCTACTGACAATGTAGCTGTAGCCTTAGTAAATCTAGTTGCTGGAGAAACTATTCAGTTTGAGGGAGAAACTATTACAGTGGTTTCAGATACCAAATCGAAGCATAAAATTGCTTTGTCTGATTTTGCCTCAGATGAAAAAATCATTATGTATGGTGTTTTGGTGGGTAGAGCTAGTCAAGTAATTGTAAAAGGCGATGTACTTACTACTAGTAATGTAAAACATGAAAGTGCAAAAGTATTCGAAAAAACAGAATCCATAGGTTGGACTGTTCCAAATATCGATAAATGGAAGGATAGAACTTTTGATGGATATCACAGAGAAGATGGACAAGTAGGAACTGAAAATGTTTGGTTGTTTTTTCCATTGGTTTTTTGTGAAAACAGAAACATCGAAATATTAAAAGATATTTTTGAAAAAGAGTTGATGAAGCCCAAAGAAAACGATTACCAATTATTACTTCGTTCTTTAGTAAGTAGTGAAAGTGGCGTTTCGGGTAATGAAAATAAAGCTAACGATACTGATTTATTTAAAAATATTGAAGTAAAGTTTATCACACATCAAGGTGGCTGTGGCGGTATTCGCCAGGATTCACATAGCTTGGCTAAATTATTAGCAGGTTATGTAAATAATCCTAATGTTGCCGGAGCAACTGTATTGAGTTTGGGTTGTCAAAACCTTCAGATTCAGATTTTTAAAGATGCTTTAGATGAAATAAATCCGAATAGCAAAAAGCCTGTTTTAATTTATGATCAACAGCAAATCGGAACGATAGAAGCGATGTTAAGTAGTGTTGTAAAAGACACTTTTGAAGCGATTAAAAAAGCGAATAAATTAGAAAGAAAACCAGCCCCGTTATCTAAACTAACAATTGGTTTAGAGTGCGGTGGATCGGATGGATTCTCTGGAATTTCTGCAAATCCAACATTGGGTATAACGTCTGATTTATTGGCTGCATTAGGAGGAACTACAATCCTATCTGAATTTCCTGAATTATGTGGAGTAGAGCAGGAGTTGGTAAATCGTTGTGTTGAGGATGAGAGCGGAAAACGTTTCTTGGAGTTAATGAAATGGTATGAAAAAACGGTTGTTGATGCAGGTTCAGGATTTGATATGAATCCGTCTCCGGGTAATATCAAAGATGGTTTGATTACTGATGCAATGAAATCGGCAGGAGCGGCTAAAAAAGGAGGAACTTCTCCAATTGTTGGAGTTTCTGATTATGGAGAATACATTACAAAACCGGGTTTAAACTTGCTTTGTACGCCAGGAAATGATGTGGAATGTACTACTGCAATGGTAGGATCTGGAGCTAATATTGTTTTATTTACGACTGGTCTAGGAACACCAACTGGAAACCCAATTGCACCTGTGGTGAAAATATCTTCGAATTCTGAATTGGCAGCAAAAATGTCGGATATTATTGATATCGATACAGGAGGTATTATTACTGGTGAAAAATCTATTGAGGAAATGGGAGATGAAATGTTAGAATTCATAATTAATGTTGCTAGTGGAAAAATTAAAACTAAAGCCGCTATTTTAAATCAGAATGACTTTATTCCTTGGAAAAGAGGGGTTTCGCTTTAA
- a CDS encoding SusC/RagA family TonB-linked outer membrane protein has protein sequence MSNQIFAQNITVEGTVKDATGMTLPGVNVLEKGTKNGVSTDFDGHFKIKLSNPKAVLTFSFMGFKTKEVSPAGKNKIDIILNEDANTLNEVVVVGYGTVKKSDLTGAVSTLSGNDVRKTPIANVAEALTGRIAGVQVVSSEGSPDSDIKIRIRGGGSLTQDSSPLIIVDGFPVNGMNDVSASDIETITTLKDASSTAIYGSRGANGVIIITTKGGKEGKIAVNLNMFYGMKKMANEIDVLEPEDFVKWQYEYALLAKGNADSYEKYFGAWQDYDIYKGIKGDNWQKQIYGRTGEVQSRDLGIRGGSDKINFNFNYAHYDEKTIMVGSDFKRDNLSLALKSKASDKIDLAFTMRYSNTQVNGGGANEQNEVSSNDSRLKHAVGYSPLPMPGLTTDDTDEAVSGYLVNPFVAVADNDRQQFRKNFNMLGSFSWKLTDKLVFKTDFGLDNYNYLDNRFYGRSTYYVANKPAATLQGMPALTMSDRKDVRFRNSNTLNYDFKKSLGENHNLKILVGEESINYQRNDVNTVLQGFPKFFDFDQAKKLTSQAKPFSVDNYYFADDKLLSFFGRINYDYKDRYLFTATYRADGSSKFAKGNKWGYFPAAAVAWKMSEESFLKEVSWIDLLKLRLSYGEAGNNNIPTGQTVQILESTTSSWINGSDNYLASPNILTNPDLKWETTVTQNIGLDFDFFKSRINGSFEVYKNVTKDLLLNFLIPGSGYASQFRNMGETQNTGFEATLNVIAIQKKDYGLNFSFNIGVNKNRINSLGVMDSFNQSSTWNSAIDGDYLVKEGGSIGAMYGFKNDGRYEVSDFDFDGTKYTLKEGVVNSSGIVGTVQPGTMKLKDINGDKVVTVADRTIIGDSNPKFSGGFVINGNAYGFDLSASFNYSVGNDVYNANKIEFTTSTPTGQYRNLSTEMADGSRWTNLNPSTGQLVTDPTELTALNANTTMWSPYMNRYVFSDWAVEDGSFLRLNTLTLGYTSPNSLISALGVSKLRFYLTATNVFLLTNYSGPDPEVSTRRKTPLTPGVDHSAFPRSRQLVFGLNLNF, from the coding sequence ATGAGCAATCAAATTTTTGCTCAGAATATTACAGTTGAAGGTACTGTTAAAGACGCAACAGGAATGACTTTACCCGGAGTGAATGTATTAGAAAAAGGGACAAAGAATGGTGTCTCAACTGATTTTGATGGTCATTTCAAGATTAAACTTTCAAATCCAAAAGCGGTATTGACTTTCTCATTTATGGGATTTAAAACTAAAGAAGTTTCTCCAGCTGGAAAAAATAAAATTGACATTATATTAAATGAGGATGCCAATACATTAAATGAAGTTGTTGTAGTTGGATACGGTACAGTTAAAAAAAGTGATTTAACGGGAGCTGTTTCTACTTTATCGGGTAATGATGTTAGAAAAACGCCAATTGCTAATGTTGCCGAAGCTTTAACGGGTAGAATAGCTGGGGTTCAGGTTGTGTCTTCAGAAGGTTCTCCAGACTCAGACATTAAAATTAGAATTCGTGGAGGTGGTTCCTTAACTCAAGATAGTTCTCCATTAATAATAGTAGATGGTTTTCCTGTAAATGGGATGAATGATGTTTCTGCATCAGATATAGAGACTATTACAACCTTAAAAGATGCTTCATCTACGGCTATATATGGATCGAGAGGTGCCAATGGGGTTATTATCATAACAACCAAAGGTGGTAAAGAAGGAAAAATAGCAGTGAACCTTAATATGTTCTATGGTATGAAAAAAATGGCCAATGAAATTGATGTTCTTGAGCCAGAAGATTTCGTAAAGTGGCAATACGAATACGCTTTGCTTGCAAAAGGAAATGCAGATTCTTATGAGAAATATTTTGGGGCATGGCAAGATTATGATATTTATAAAGGAATAAAAGGAGATAACTGGCAAAAACAAATTTACGGACGTACAGGAGAAGTTCAGAGTCGTGATTTAGGAATACGTGGTGGTTCGGATAAAATTAATTTTAATTTTAATTATGCGCATTACGATGAAAAAACGATAATGGTAGGTTCTGATTTTAAAAGAGACAACTTATCGCTTGCATTAAAAAGTAAAGCAAGTGACAAAATTGATTTAGCTTTTACAATGCGTTACTCTAATACACAGGTAAACGGAGGAGGAGCAAATGAGCAAAATGAAGTTTCTTCAAATGACTCAAGATTAAAGCATGCTGTGGGGTATTCACCACTTCCAATGCCTGGCTTAACAACAGATGATACAGACGAAGCAGTATCGGGTTATCTTGTAAATCCTTTTGTAGCTGTAGCCGATAATGATCGCCAGCAGTTTAGAAAAAACTTTAATATGTTGGGGAGTTTTTCATGGAAACTGACTGATAAATTGGTGTTTAAAACAGATTTTGGATTAGATAATTATAACTATTTAGATAATCGTTTTTACGGACGTTCAACGTATTACGTTGCAAATAAACCAGCGGCTACACTTCAAGGAATGCCAGCACTTACAATGAGTGATCGTAAAGATGTTCGTTTTAGAAATTCAAATACGTTAAATTATGATTTCAAAAAGTCATTAGGAGAAAATCATAATTTAAAAATCCTTGTAGGTGAAGAATCGATAAACTACCAAAGAAATGATGTAAATACAGTTTTACAAGGTTTTCCTAAATTTTTCGATTTCGATCAAGCAAAAAAACTGACTTCACAGGCTAAACCATTCTCAGTTGATAATTATTATTTTGCAGATGATAAATTACTTTCATTCTTTGGACGTATAAATTATGATTATAAAGACCGTTATCTTTTTACAGCAACCTATCGTGCTGATGGTTCTAGTAAATTTGCAAAAGGTAATAAATGGGGATATTTCCCAGCAGCGGCAGTAGCTTGGAAAATGTCTGAAGAAAGCTTTCTAAAAGAGGTATCTTGGATAGACTTACTTAAACTTAGATTGAGTTATGGTGAGGCAGGGAATAATAATATTCCAACGGGACAAACCGTACAAATTTTAGAATCAACAACGTCATCTTGGATAAATGGTTCTGACAATTACTTGGCTTCACCTAATATTTTAACGAACCCAGACTTAAAATGGGAGACAACGGTAACTCAAAATATAGGACTTGATTTTGACTTTTTCAAAAGCCGTATAAATGGTTCATTTGAAGTTTATAAAAATGTAACAAAAGATCTTTTATTAAATTTCCTTATACCAGGATCAGGTTATGCGAGTCAATTTAGAAATATGGGAGAAACTCAAAACACAGGTTTTGAGGCTACTTTAAATGTAATAGCAATTCAAAAAAAGGATTATGGTTTAAATTTCTCATTTAATATTGGTGTAAATAAAAATCGTATTAACTCACTTGGAGTAATGGATAGTTTTAATCAGTCAAGTACTTGGAATTCAGCTATTGATGGGGATTATTTAGTAAAAGAGGGAGGGTCTATAGGTGCAATGTATGGCTTTAAAAACGATGGTCGTTATGAAGTATCTGATTTTGATTTTGATGGAACCAAATACACTTTAAAAGAAGGAGTAGTTAATAGTTCAGGAATTGTTGGAACAGTTCAGCCAGGAACAATGAAGCTTAAGGATATAAATGGAGATAAAGTAGTGACTGTAGCCGATCGTACTATAATTGGTGATTCTAACCCAAAATTTAGTGGAGGTTTTGTAATTAATGGTAATGCATATGGTTTTGATCTTTCAGCTTCGTTTAATTATAGTGTAGGTAATGATGTTTATAACGCAAATAAAATTGAGTTTACTACTTCTACGCCAACTGGGCAATATAGAAATTTAAGTACAGAAATGGCTGATGGTTCAAGATGGACAAATCTAAATCCTTCTACAGGACAATTGGTGACTGATCCTACAGAGTTAACTGCTCTTAATGCAAATACAACAATGTGGTCACCGTATATGAATCGTTATGTTTTTAGCGATTGGGCAGTTGAAGACGGCTCTTTTTTAAGACTTAATACACTTACATTAGGATACACATCTCCAAATTCACTTATTTCAGCACTGGGAGTTTCAAAATTAAGATTTTACCTAACTGCTACCAATGTTTTTCTACTTACAAACTATTCAGGACCAGATCCAGAGGTTTCAACAAGAAGAAAAACACCATTAACTCCAGGTGTCGATCATTCAGCGTTTCCACGTAGCAGACAATTAGTTTTTGGTTTAAATCTTAATTTTTAA